A portion of the Limisphaera ngatamarikiensis genome contains these proteins:
- the metF gene encoding methylenetetrahydrofolate reductase [NAD(P)H], translated as MEGTVLIRDVLARRASQGRPAVSFEFFPPKTPEGEQQFFKDVLPRLVQLGPDFCSVTYGAGGSTREKTLTLVERIQKTHRLPSMAHLTCVGSSVAQLREIIEQARRRGILNILALRGDPPRGETGFRPAPDGLTHAWQLVRLLREMGGFCIGVAGFPEGHPECREGKYADWDHLKAKIDAGADFVITQLFFDNADYWEFRDYLHRAGVRVPLIPGVLPILGFQQVDRLTRLCGARVPEKLRRRLEELAGDEEGSMAFGVEYATRQCEELLRGGAPGLHFYTLNRVHSTRQILENLGLARKDSP; from the coding sequence ATGGAGGGGACGGTGTTGATTCGTGACGTGTTGGCCCGGCGCGCCTCGCAGGGGCGCCCGGCGGTTTCCTTCGAGTTTTTCCCGCCAAAAACCCCCGAGGGCGAGCAGCAGTTTTTCAAGGACGTGTTGCCCCGGCTGGTCCAACTGGGCCCGGACTTTTGCTCCGTGACCTACGGCGCGGGAGGCAGCACCCGTGAGAAAACGTTGACCCTCGTGGAGAGGATCCAAAAGACCCACAGGTTGCCCAGCATGGCGCACCTGACTTGCGTGGGGTCGTCGGTGGCCCAGCTGCGTGAAATCATCGAGCAGGCACGGCGACGCGGCATTTTGAACATCCTGGCCCTGCGGGGCGACCCGCCGCGGGGCGAGACGGGATTCCGTCCGGCGCCGGACGGTCTGACGCACGCATGGCAGCTGGTTCGGCTGCTTCGGGAGATGGGTGGGTTCTGCATCGGCGTGGCCGGGTTTCCGGAGGGACATCCGGAATGCAGGGAGGGCAAATACGCCGACTGGGACCATCTGAAGGCCAAAATCGACGCCGGGGCGGATTTCGTGATCACCCAGCTGTTTTTCGACAACGCGGATTATTGGGAGTTTCGGGACTATTTGCATCGCGCCGGTGTGCGCGTGCCGCTGATCCCGGGTGTTTTGCCGATCCTGGGGTTCCAACAGGTGGACCGGTTGACCCGGCTTTGTGGCGCCCGTGTGCCGGAGAAGCTGCGGCGCCGGCTGGAGGAGCTGGCCGGGGACGAGGAAGGTTCCATGGCGTTTGGAGTTGAATACGCCACGCGGCAGTGTGAAGAGTTGCTGCGCGGCGGCGCCCCGGGCCTGCACTTTTACACGTTGAACCGGGTACACTCCACCCGGCAGATCCTGGAAAACCTGGGGTTGGCTCGAAAGGACTCACCATGA
- the ilvC gene encoding ketol-acid reductoisomerase, which yields MARIDFGGTIEEVITRKEFPMSRARKVLKDETIAVIGYGVQGPAQALNLKDNGFRVIVGSRPDGKGWQRAVEDGWKPGKTLFDIAEAAERGTIVMLLVADAVQKEIWPVVKPGLKEGDALYFSHGFAIVYQKLTGVVPPPFVDVIMVAPKGSGTSVRRNFLTGAGINSSFAVAQDYTGRARERCLAVGIGIGSGYLFPTTFEHEVFSDLTGERGVLMGALAGIMEAQYEVLRAHGHTPSEAFNETVEELTQSLIRLVDEKGMDWMYANCSATAQRGALDWKPRFKKAVLPLFKELYERVRTGKEARRVLQACGRPDYQKQLQAELNAMRDSEMWRAGAAVRALRPKEPARKLGKNVKGIAGRASN from the coding sequence ATGGCCAGGATCGATTTTGGCGGAACCATTGAAGAGGTGATCACGCGCAAGGAGTTTCCAATGTCCAGGGCCCGCAAGGTGCTGAAGGACGAGACCATTGCCGTGATCGGATATGGCGTCCAGGGGCCGGCACAGGCGCTCAACCTGAAGGACAACGGATTTCGGGTGATTGTGGGCAGCCGGCCGGATGGCAAGGGCTGGCAACGGGCCGTGGAAGACGGGTGGAAACCGGGCAAAACGCTCTTTGACATTGCAGAGGCGGCCGAACGCGGGACGATCGTCATGTTGTTGGTGGCCGATGCGGTACAGAAGGAGATCTGGCCGGTGGTGAAACCCGGGTTGAAAGAGGGCGACGCCCTCTATTTCTCCCACGGCTTTGCGATTGTGTACCAGAAGCTGACCGGCGTGGTGCCGCCGCCGTTTGTGGATGTGATCATGGTGGCGCCCAAGGGGTCGGGTACATCGGTCCGGCGCAACTTCCTCACCGGAGCCGGCATCAACTCGAGCTTCGCGGTGGCCCAGGATTACACCGGGCGCGCCCGCGAGCGCTGTCTGGCGGTCGGGATCGGGATCGGTTCGGGGTACCTTTTCCCAACCACGTTTGAACATGAGGTGTTCAGCGATCTTACAGGGGAACGCGGCGTGCTCATGGGTGCGCTGGCGGGGATCATGGAGGCGCAGTACGAGGTGTTGCGCGCTCACGGGCACACACCCAGCGAGGCGTTCAACGAAACGGTGGAGGAGCTGACCCAGTCGTTGATCCGTCTGGTGGACGAGAAGGGCATGGACTGGATGTACGCCAACTGCTCGGCCACGGCGCAGCGGGGTGCGCTGGATTGGAAACCGCGATTCAAGAAAGCCGTGTTGCCGCTGTTCAAGGAGCTCTACGAGCGGGTGCGGACCGGCAAGGAGGCTCGCCGGGTGCTGCAGGCCTGTGGCAGGCCGGATTATCAGAAGCAGTTGCAGGCCGAACTGAACGCGATGCGGGATTCTGAAATGTGGCGTGCGGGCGCCGCCGTGCGGGCCCTGCGGCCGAAGGAACCGGCCCGCAAGCTGGGCAAGAACGTGAAGGGAATTGCCGGACGCGCCAGCAACTGA
- a CDS encoding zinc-binding alcohol dehydrogenase family protein produces the protein MRAMILEAPGRPLRPTRWPRPEPGPDQVLVRVLACAVCRTDLHVVDGELPEPKLPLIPGHEIVGEIVATGPNVTHLRPGQRVGIPWLAGTCARCRYCTSDRENLCDHARFTGYTVDGGYAEYTVADARFCLPVLEDLDPVHCAPLLCAGLIGYRCLRKAGDAATLGIYGFGAAAHLITQVARHQGRRIFAFTRPGDRESQAFALRCGAVWAGDSDQPPPEPLDAALIFAPVGALVPLALRAVRKGGVVVCGGIHMSDIPTFPYRDLWQERTLCSVANLTRRDGLEFLQLAASVPLEVTATPWPLEQANEAIEALRTGRIQGAAVLVP, from the coding sequence ATGCGTGCCATGATCCTTGAGGCGCCCGGTCGACCCTTGCGACCGACGCGATGGCCCCGACCCGAGCCCGGACCCGACCAGGTGCTGGTTCGGGTCCTGGCCTGCGCCGTGTGCCGTACGGACCTGCACGTGGTGGACGGTGAACTGCCCGAACCCAAACTGCCCCTCATCCCGGGCCACGAAATCGTGGGAGAGATCGTCGCCACCGGCCCCAACGTGACCCATCTCCGCCCCGGCCAACGTGTCGGCATCCCGTGGTTGGCCGGCACCTGCGCCCGATGCAGGTATTGTACCTCCGACCGGGAAAACCTTTGCGACCATGCCCGCTTCACCGGGTACACCGTGGACGGCGGTTATGCGGAATACACGGTTGCAGACGCACGGTTCTGTCTCCCCGTGCTCGAGGACCTTGATCCCGTGCACTGCGCACCCCTGCTGTGTGCCGGTCTCATTGGATATCGCTGCCTGCGCAAGGCCGGGGATGCCGCCACGCTGGGCATCTACGGGTTCGGCGCCGCCGCGCACCTCATCACCCAGGTGGCGCGTCATCAGGGTCGTCGGATCTTTGCGTTTACGCGGCCCGGCGACCGTGAGAGCCAGGCCTTTGCACTCCGCTGCGGCGCCGTTTGGGCGGGTGATTCGGATCAACCGCCGCCTGAACCGCTGGATGCCGCCCTCATTTTCGCCCCGGTCGGCGCCCTTGTGCCCCTGGCTCTCCGGGCCGTTCGCAAAGGCGGCGTGGTGGTTTGCGGCGGCATTCACATGTCCGACATCCCCACCTTCCCCTACCGCGATCTCTGGCAGGAACGCACCCTTTGCTCGGTCGCCAACCTCACACGCCGCGACGGACTCGAATTCCTTCAACTCGCCGCGTCGGTTCCTCTGGAGGTCACCGCCACCCCATGGCCGCTCGAACAGGCCAACGAAGCCATCGAAGCCCTTCGAACCGGGCGTATCCAGGGCGCAGCCGTACTGGTCCCATGA
- a CDS encoding BrnT family toxin → MEFDWSNPPFDLNSSLTQQEIEESFEDPFAVRLMPDSSRFAAQARYFNLGMSASGRGIFSVYRTNGKLIRVICARPFEPEEQLFYQRKMHESLNL, encoded by the coding sequence ATGGAGTTCGATTGGTCCAATCCGCCCTTCGACCTGAACAGTTCTTTGACCCAGCAGGAGATCGAAGAATCGTTCGAAGATCCTTTTGCCGTCCGGTTGATGCCGGACTCGAGCCGGTTTGCCGCCCAGGCGCGATATTTCAACCTGGGCATGTCGGCCTCCGGCCGGGGGATTTTCAGCGTGTACCGGACCAACGGGAAGCTGATCCGGGTCATCTGCGCCCGGCCGTTCGAGCCGGAGGAACAGCTGTTTTACCAGCGCAAAATGCATGAGAGTCTGAACCTTTGA
- a CDS encoding class I SAM-dependent methyltransferase: protein MTAEGPTPFAEHTRQVPWEPSPTGRPVHIRLKPAAADAVRTGHPWVFDQSIQKQDRPGQPGELAALYDRNNRFLAIGLYDPHSPLRVRILHRGTPVPLDESWWRQHLRRALTRREPLFDPQTTGYRLVHGESDGWPGLVLDRYAEVLVLKLYTVAWLPRLQALCRWITDLLQPRSLVLRLSRNLQSTAPQFGGPTDGSLLHGTPIEPPVPFLESGLRFTADVLRGQKTGFFLDQRENRRRVETLAQGRHVLNLFSFSGGFSVYAARGGARSVTDLDLSPHALDAARRHFDLNRGQYPDPECPHRTVQADAFEWLETAPPESFDLVILDPPALARKAAERAGALRAYRHLVLRSVRLLRPDGILVAASCTAHVRTDEFFDLVRQTLRSTGRPWRELATTTVPPDHPATFPEAEYLKCIYVQVGGPARRPRRSLP from the coding sequence ATGACCGCCGAAGGCCCCACCCCGTTCGCCGAACACACCCGGCAGGTCCCGTGGGAACCTTCCCCAACGGGTCGGCCCGTGCATATCCGACTCAAACCGGCGGCAGCGGATGCCGTACGCACCGGCCACCCCTGGGTCTTTGACCAGAGCATCCAAAAGCAGGACCGACCCGGGCAACCCGGCGAACTGGCGGCCCTCTATGACCGCAACAACCGGTTTCTAGCCATCGGCCTGTACGACCCCCACTCACCTCTGCGCGTTCGGATCCTTCACCGCGGCACGCCGGTCCCACTGGACGAATCGTGGTGGCGCCAGCACCTCCGACGTGCCCTGACCAGGCGCGAGCCTCTCTTCGACCCGCAAACCACAGGGTACCGACTCGTTCACGGAGAAAGTGACGGCTGGCCCGGACTTGTGCTGGATCGCTACGCCGAAGTGCTCGTGCTCAAGCTCTATACCGTCGCCTGGTTGCCCCGGCTCCAAGCCCTTTGCCGGTGGATCACCGACCTGCTACAACCCCGGTCGCTGGTGCTCCGGCTCAGCCGCAACCTCCAGTCCACTGCCCCGCAATTCGGCGGCCCCACGGACGGGTCCCTCCTGCATGGAACCCCCATCGAACCACCCGTGCCCTTCCTTGAATCCGGACTCCGGTTCACAGCGGACGTGCTTCGGGGTCAAAAAACCGGATTTTTCCTCGACCAACGCGAGAACCGCCGCAGGGTCGAGACCCTCGCGCAGGGCCGGCACGTATTGAACCTTTTCAGCTTCTCGGGGGGCTTTTCCGTGTACGCCGCGCGCGGGGGTGCCCGGTCCGTGACGGACCTCGACCTGAGCCCGCATGCTCTTGACGCAGCCCGCCGCCACTTTGACCTCAACCGCGGGCAATACCCCGATCCGGAATGCCCCCACCGAACGGTGCAGGCCGACGCTTTTGAATGGCTGGAGACCGCCCCGCCGGAAAGCTTCGATTTGGTGATTCTGGATCCACCCGCGCTTGCCCGGAAGGCTGCCGAACGCGCCGGCGCACTTCGGGCCTACCGTCATCTGGTCCTCCGGTCCGTGAGGCTGTTGCGGCCCGATGGGATCCTGGTTGCCGCCTCCTGCACCGCGCACGTCCGGACCGATGAATTCTTTGACCTTGTCCGACAAACGCTGCGGTCCACCGGCCGGCCGTGGAGGGAGCTGGCCACCACCACTGTACCGCCCGATCACCCGGCCACGTTCCCCGAAGCCGAGTATCTCAAGTGCATCTACGTTCAGGTCGGCGGACCTGCCCGTCGGCCGCGCAGGTCACTTCCGTGA
- a CDS encoding HD domain-containing protein, whose translation MNRERALTWLHEWVRSESLRRHALAVEAAMRHYAARFGGDVETWGLAGLLHDLDYERFPEPPAHTREAARFLREQGVDEEIVGAILSHARWNWDQYPLDRPIRRALFAVDELCGFLMAVAYVRPERLEGLQPSSVRKKLKQRSFAAGVSREDIEQGAAHLGLPLDEHIAEVTAALQKVAAELGLGGTTTSPAP comes from the coding sequence ATGAACCGGGAACGAGCCCTGACCTGGCTGCACGAGTGGGTGAGATCGGAATCGCTGCGCAGGCATGCGCTGGCAGTGGAGGCCGCCATGCGGCACTACGCCGCCCGGTTCGGCGGCGACGTGGAGACGTGGGGCCTGGCCGGTCTTTTGCATGACCTGGATTATGAGCGGTTCCCGGAGCCACCGGCACATACACGGGAGGCGGCCCGGTTCTTGCGGGAACAGGGTGTCGACGAGGAGATCGTGGGCGCCATCCTGTCTCATGCCCGATGGAATTGGGATCAGTACCCCCTCGACCGGCCCATCCGGCGGGCCTTGTTCGCCGTGGACGAGTTGTGTGGTTTCTTGATGGCCGTGGCCTATGTGAGACCGGAACGACTGGAAGGGCTGCAGCCGTCGAGCGTTCGCAAGAAATTGAAACAACGTTCGTTTGCAGCAGGGGTCAGCCGGGAGGACATTGAGCAGGGGGCCGCGCATCTGGGGCTGCCCCTGGACGAACATATCGCCGAGGTCACGGCTGCGTTGCAAAAGGTGGCCGCGGAACTGGGCTTGGGCGGCACCACAACCTCGCCGGCTCCATGA
- the ilvN gene encoding acetolactate synthase small subunit translates to MRHTISVLVENRFGVLTRVAGLFSGRGYNIDSLNVAPTHDATASRMTIVTRGDDTTLEQIVKQLQKLPDVIEVRDFREGEYVDRELVLVKVKVDSTTRAEVMQITDIFRAKIVDVQPKSLTIEVTGDENKVEKFIELMEPFGILDLTRTGRVAMPRS, encoded by the coding sequence ATGAGGCATACGATATCGGTGTTGGTGGAGAATCGGTTTGGTGTTCTGACCCGCGTGGCCGGGCTGTTCAGCGGTCGCGGGTACAACATTGACAGTTTGAATGTGGCACCCACGCATGATGCCACCGCGTCCCGGATGACCATTGTGACGCGCGGCGATGACACCACGTTGGAACAGATCGTCAAACAGTTGCAGAAACTGCCGGATGTCATCGAGGTGCGGGATTTCCGGGAGGGTGAGTACGTGGACCGGGAGCTGGTCCTGGTGAAGGTGAAAGTGGACTCCACCACCCGGGCCGAGGTCATGCAGATCACGGACATTTTCCGGGCCAAGATTGTGGACGTGCAGCCCAAGAGCCTGACCATCGAGGTGACGGGGGACGAGAACAAGGTGGAGAAGTTCATTGAGCTGATGGAGCCTTTTGGGATTTTGGATCTGACGCGGACGGGCCGGGTGGCCATGCCGCGCAGTTGA